A portion of the Ammoniphilus sp. CFH 90114 genome contains these proteins:
- a CDS encoding glycoside hydrolase domain-containing protein — MLWGVDSAVRVGEELFKCVVTHLGYPRYWGRYLTTVPNVSDGLTPEEISFLQRKGVKVMPIYNVFREAIGYWEGRVAAANTIFHLERLGFPKGSFAFGNVEHFFQIDEAWIRGWVDRFYPSGYKPGLYHDPVKGMFSEAYCEAVKNDEKVKAQLVLWSAEPEVGTLGAKKAPKYQPAAPSCSANVWAWQYGRDHETCPVDTNLIDKRVFEGLW, encoded by the coding sequence TTTAAGTGTGTCGTCACGCATCTTGGCTATCCGCGATATTGGGGGAGGTACCTCACGACGGTCCCTAATGTAAGCGACGGTCTAACACCGGAAGAAATCAGCTTCTTGCAGCGGAAAGGGGTCAAGGTGATGCCGATCTATAACGTATTTCGAGAAGCCATTGGCTACTGGGAGGGGCGTGTAGCGGCAGCAAACACGATTTTTCACTTGGAGCGACTAGGTTTTCCAAAAGGGTCTTTTGCCTTCGGGAATGTCGAGCACTTTTTCCAAATTGATGAAGCCTGGATCCGGGGTTGGGTAGACCGATTCTATCCGAGTGGCTATAAGCCGGGACTTTATCATGATCCGGTAAAGGGGATGTTTAGTGAAGCCTATTGTGAGGCGGTGAAGAACGACGAAAAGGTCAAAGCTCAGCTCGTGCTATGGAGCGCGGAACCGGAAGTGGGAACCTTGGGAGCGAAGAAAGCACCTAAATACCAACCGGCAGCCCCATCTTGTTCTGCGAATGTGTGGGCTTGGCAGTACGGTCGGGATCATGAAACCTGTCCCGTGGATACGAACCTGATCGATAAGCGAGTGTTTGAAGGGCTCTGGTAG